The region CTGTACCGGTCTGTCGAGCGACAAACTGTGCCTTGCGAAACAGACGCCGGGGCGGTTCAATGCGGGTCCATGGAACCCTTGGAATCCCTTCCCCGAGGCGGGGGCTTCCTCTACGAGGCGGTGGCGGAGAAGGTGTCGCGCCTCGTGGAGGCCGGCACCTTCCGGCCAGGTCAGCGCATCCCGTCGGTGCGGGGCTTGGGCCGCCAGCTCGGCGTGAGCCTGAGCACGGTCCTCGAGGCCTACGCCCTCCTGGAGGACCGGGGCATCGTGGAGGCCCGGCCCCAGTCGGGCTACTACGTGCGGGGCCGGCCGCTTCGCCGCCCGCCGGAGCCCGAGATCTCGGCCCCCGCCATGCGCCCCACCGGCGTGAGCGTGGCCGAGCTCGTCATGATGGTGTTGCGCGACGCCGGCAACCCCGATCTCCTCCAACTCGGGGCCGCGATCCCCAGCCCGGACCTCCTCCCCATCGACAAGCTCAACCGGGCGTTGGGCGCCGCGGCCCGGCGCCACCGGATCGCGAGCGTCTCCTACGAGATGCCCCCCGGGAGTCGCGCGCTGCGCGTTCAGGTGGCCCGCCGCGCCCTGGAGGCCGGGTGCGCCGTCAGCCCGGAGGAGGTCGTCATCACGTCCGGGTGTCAGGAGGCCATTACGCTGGCCTTGCGGGCACTGTGCGAGCCGGGGGACACCGTGGCGGTGGAATCCCCCACGTACTATAACTTCCTCCAAGCCGCCGAGGTCCTTGGCCTGAAGGTCCTGGAGATCCCCACCCATCCTCGCGACGGCCTCAGCATCGAAGCCTTGAGTTTCGCCCTGGACCACAGCCCGGTGCGGGCGTGCGTGGCCATGCCCAACTTCAACAACCCGTTGGGGGCCCTCATGCCCGACGAGCGCAAGTGCGAGCTCGTGGCGCTCCTGGCCCGCCGAGGGATCCCCCTCATCGAGGACGATATCCACGGGGAGCTCTCCCACTCGGGCGAACGGCCCCGGGCGGCCAAGGCCTTCGACCGCGAGGGCCTGGTGGTGCTGTGCTCCTCGGTCTCGAAGACCCTTGCCCCGGGCTACCGGGTGGGGTGGACCCTCGCCGGCCGGTTCCAGAAGCGCATCGAGCACCTCAAAGCCGTGAGCAACCTCGCCACCCCCACCCTGCCCCAGCTCGCGGTGGCAGAGTTTCTGGCCAACGGCGGCTACGACCGCCACCTGCGCCGGGTCCGCCGGGTATACGCCCGGCGGATGGCATCCATGGCCGATGCAGTGGCCCGGCACTTCCCCCCGGGCACCCGCCTCACCCGTCCCGCCGGGGCCTTCGCCCTGTGGGTGGAGCTCCCCCCCGGCACCGACGCCCTGGTTCTCTACGAGAAGGCCCTGGCCGCCGGCATCACCGTGGCCCCTGGCCCCATCTTCTCAC is a window of Thermodesulfobacteriota bacterium DNA encoding:
- a CDS encoding PLP-dependent aminotransferase family protein, translating into MEPLESLPRGGGFLYEAVAEKVSRLVEAGTFRPGQRIPSVRGLGRQLGVSLSTVLEAYALLEDRGIVEARPQSGYYVRGRPLRRPPEPEISAPAMRPTGVSVAELVMMVLRDAGNPDLLQLGAAIPSPDLLPIDKLNRALGAAARRHRIASVSYEMPPGSRALRVQVARRALEAGCAVSPEEVVITSGCQEAITLALRALCEPGDTVAVESPTYYNFLQAAEVLGLKVLEIPTHPRDGLSIEALSFALDHSPVRACVAMPNFNNPLGALMPDERKCELVALLARRGIPLIEDDIHGELSHSGERPRAAKAFDREGLVVLCSSVSKTLAPGYRVGWTLAGRFQKRIEHLKAVSNLATPTLPQLAVAEFLANGGYDRHLRRVRRVYARRMASMADAVARHFPPGTRLTRPAGAFALWVELPPGTDALVLYEKALAAGITVAPGPIFSPTQRYRNFLRLNAGYWIEGMEGAVETLGRLARECVEGRAAV